Proteins encoded within one genomic window of Rhododendron vialii isolate Sample 1 chromosome 1a, ASM3025357v1:
- the LOC131321684 gene encoding uncharacterized protein LOC131321684, producing MGISKTEINLRRLLAAAPHQQNQAKLLHYVATLREQLEELAEEKTSDGLPRISKAQVNDYSEKIEAIASKLAVPVSTMQESEKPSDITPVGESPSKTEGESPILTSPKLRRRFMPQSNVEDRPHNHADTNNSAPVKLDAAAQTHIQKHRKLQEDLTDEMVGLAQQLKESSLVMSQSIKNTEKILDSTEEAVEHSLASTGRVNTRAMDINSKTFKTTCFTWLVMFVMTCIFIMVVLLIRVT from the exons ATGGGCATCAGCAAAACAGAAATAAACTTAAGGAGACTGCTTGCGGCGGCACCTCATCAACAAAATCAAGCAAAGCTTCTTCAT TATGTTGCTACTCTAAGGGAACAATTGGAAGAACTAGCTGAAGAGAAAACCTCAGATGGATTACCAAG GATATCAAAAGCGCAGGTGAATGATTATTCGGAGAAGATAGAAGCCATTGCTTCCAAGTTGGCTGTCCCCGTG TCAACCATGCAAGAATCTGAGAAACCTTCTGATATAACTCCTGTAGGAGAAAGCCCTTCTAAGACCGAAGGAGAAAGTCCAATTCTTACTTCCCCAAAATTGAGGAGAAGATTTAT GCCCCAATCAAACGTTGAAGATAGACCTCATAATCATGCTGATACTAATAACTCGGCTCCTGTCAAATTGGATGCAGCAGCACAGACTCATATTCAAAAGCACAG AAAGCTTCAAGAGGACTTGACAGATGAAATGGTCGGGTTGGCACAGCAGCTTAAAGAGAGTAGTCTCGTCATGAGTCAATCCATCAAAAACACTGAGAAA ATTCTTGATTCGACAGAGGAGGCCGTTGAACATAGCTTGGCTAGCACTGGTCGTGTCAATACACGAGCGATGGATATAAACTCGAAGACATTCAAGACTACGTGCTTTACATGGCTTGTGATGTTTGTAATGACATGTATCTTCATCATGGTTGTACTTCTTATTCGTGTCACCTAG
- the LOC131321693 gene encoding uncharacterized protein LOC131321693, translating into MLEEEVNRCQIQEWYPKFKSVSIRTLIHELPESFVQYLRDDSGPFLLPLSISNEDALPNRIHNPEEEEDFVVSEGSGDESEKNSSPPSFPELEFQIKESIETLGGAVFPKLNWSSPKDSAWISSTGTLKCTSFSEIALLLRSSVSLVHDLCHAYDSCINKTSSRPSNFFLALRKWAPSLRPEMEFRCFVCVHQLVGISQREVTGFYPSICEQKNELKMAIQEFFTDEVRLKFDLENYTFDVYVREDGRVKLLDFNPWGAFTLPLLFTWEELGKDSEDGNTLEFRMVESQCGVRPGLKTAVPYDYLDTSEGSGWDQFLRNAEEELWRQTLSSSDG; encoded by the coding sequence ATGCTGGAAGAAGAAGTGAATAGATGTCAGATTCAAGAATGGTACCCGAAATTCAAATCCGTCTCTATAAGAACCTTAATTCATGAACTTCCAGAATCCTTTGTTCAGTACCTTCGTGATGATTCCGGGCCCTTCCTTCTTCCTCTTTCCATCTCAAACGAAGATGCCTTGCCCAATAGAATCCATAacccagaagaggaagaagatttTGTAGTATCAGAAGGATCCGGCGATGAATCAGAAAAAAATTCTTCACCACCTTCATTCCCAGAACTTGAATTCCAGATCAAGGAATCAATTGAGACCCTTGGGGGTGCTGTTTTTCCTAAGCTGAACTGGAGTTCACCTAAAGACTCCGCTTGGATCAGCTCCACTGGGACCCTCAAGTGCACCTCTTTCAGTGAAATTGCACTTTTGCTACGATCTTCCGTTTCACTCGTCCATGATCTTTGTCATGCATATGATTCTTGCATTAATAAaacttcatcaagaccatcaaATTTCTTCCTAGCCCTTCGAAAGTGGGCCCCCTCCCTCCGGCCGGAGATGGAATTTCGTTGCTTTGTGTGTGTTCATCAACTAGTTGGCATTTCCCAACGTGAGGTCACAGGGTTTTATCCATCTATTTGTGAGCAGAAAAATGAGCTAAAAATGGCGATTCAGGAGTTTTTTACTGATGAAGTGAGGCTAAAATTTGATTTGGAGAATTACACCTTTGATGTTTATGTTAGAGAGGACGGTCGGGTTAAGCTTTTGGATTTTAACCCTTGGGGTGCATTTACGCTTCCACTGTTGTTTACTTGGGAGGAATTGGGGAAGGATAGTGAAGATGGAAATACATTAGAGTTTAGGATGGTAGAGAGTCAGTGTGGTGTAAGGCCAGGACTAAAAACTGCAGTTCCCTATGATTATTTGGATACAAGTGAAGGGAGTGGTTGGGATCAGTTCTTGAGGAATGCCGAGGAAGAGTTGTGGCGACAGACTCTGTCCTCGTCTGATGGGTGA
- the LOC131321709 gene encoding transcriptional regulator SUPERMAN-like: protein MEKSPNHNDQESSRSSSGTDQEVEQPADYVAAGRSYECVFCKRGFTTAQALGGHMNIHRKDRAKNNRPVGPVPALIHSNNHHPQMNYHTNPINNIIYNHPVSGYVPPPFDYYSSAAAQTHHEPQQHSNYRAYYPASTSDGGPRIPQFGEDWRVGLSLQFGGSASREGGDEEEEEEDKGMNRGGDEDDDELDLELRLGYNP, encoded by the coding sequence ATGGAAAAATCTCCTAACCACAACGATCAAGAATCCTCAAGGAGCTCATCAGGCACCGATCAAGAAGTGGAGCAGCCCGCGGACTACGTGGCCGCGGGGCGGTCCTACGAGTGCGTGTTCTGCAAGCGAGGGTTCACCACGGCCCAGGCGCTGGGCGGCCACATGAACATTCACCGAAAAGATAGGGCGAAAAACAACCGGCCGGTCGGCCCGGTACCCGCTTTGATCCACTCGAACAATCACCACCCGCAGATGAATTACCACACCAACCCCATCAACAACATAATCTATAACCACCCGGTTTCGGGCTACGTCCCGCCGCCGTTTGACTATTATTCCTCTGCTGCGGCTCAAACTCATCATGAGCCGCAGCAACATAGTAATTATAGGGCGTACTATCCAGCGTCCACGTCCGACGGTGGTCCAAGGATCCCGCAGTTTGGAGAAGATTGGCGCGTGGGTTTGAGCTTGCAATTTGGTGGTTCGGCGAGTCGGGAAGGTggtgatgaggaggaggaagaggaggataAGGGGATGAACAGAGGTggagatgaagatgatgatgaattggatTTGGAGCTCAGGCTTGGGTACAATCCTTAG